A single region of the Gemmatimonadaceae bacterium genome encodes:
- a CDS encoding NADH-quinone oxidoreductase subunit I encodes MPITVKVLDRPIEDVSYVKATLKGMALTLKHLVNPHKVTVQYPEEKWQISPRWRGTHRMLTTETGKAKCVACGLCPTVCPANCIKLVPGEDEEGNRYPLIFEIDEFRCIFCGYCQEVCPEEAIHVGRHYENAEYSRAGFVYDLERLTAQTHPVCEMWDPDDPRGE; translated from the coding sequence ATGCCGATCACCGTCAAGGTGCTCGATCGTCCCATCGAGGACGTCAGCTATGTCAAGGCGACCCTCAAGGGAATGGCGCTGACTCTCAAGCACCTGGTCAACCCGCACAAAGTCACGGTGCAGTACCCCGAGGAGAAGTGGCAGATCTCTCCGCGGTGGAGGGGAACGCATCGTATGCTCACGACGGAAACCGGAAAAGCAAAGTGCGTCGCCTGCGGTCTCTGTCCGACAGTTTGTCCGGCCAACTGCATTAAGCTGGTGCCGGGTGAGGACGAAGAAGGGAACCGGTATCCCCTGATCTTCGAGATCGACGAGTTCCGCTGCATCTTCTGCGGCTACTGTCAGGAGGTTTGCCCCGAAGAAGCCATCCACGTCGGAAGACATTACGAGAACGCCGAATACAGTCGCGCGGGATTCGTTTACGATCTCGAGCGGCTGACGGCGCAGACTCATCCCGTTTGCGAGATGTGGGACCCCGACGATCCGAGGGGCGAATAG